Proteins encoded by one window of Simiduia curdlanivorans:
- the glmS gene encoding glutamine--fructose-6-phosphate transaminase (isomerizing): protein MCGIVGAVASRNVTAILVEGLMRLEYRGYDSAGLAVIDTENNLQIRKAVGKVKGLVDNLDTNPASGSVGIAHTRWATHGKPTEKNAHPHQSNDIAVVHNGIIENHAELRQALKNQGYVFVSETDTEVIAHQIHALVNNGLSLLEATQQAVALFEGAYAIAVVNTKFPDELIACRSGSPLVLGLGIEENFVASDQMALRQVTDRFVFLEEGDFVHLERKKFSIFNGDKELVERKVVQLTDKAEAASKGEYRHYMLKEIFEQPEVLKRTLQGRISKHHVLEEAFGTEAKAIFDRVKGVQIVACGTSYHAGLVAKYWMESIANIPCQVEVASEYRYRKVFVPKDTLFVTISQSGETADTLAALKEAKKSDYLASLVICNAPSSSLVRESDLVFMTHAGPEIGVASTKAFTTQLVALQLLTIALGRRQGLSESVESDMVSALASLPEAVSKALLLDDVIKKTSEAFADKHHALFLGRGVEYPVAMEGALKLKEISYIHAESYPAGELKHGPLALVDSDMPIVAVAPNNELMEKLKSNLEEVQARGGKLFVFSDQADAFPNSDDVTVIDVHSVPETIAPMVYTIPLQLLSYHVAIVKGTDVDQPRNLAKSVTVE from the coding sequence ATGTGTGGAATTGTAGGTGCAGTTGCTAGTCGCAACGTGACCGCGATTTTAGTCGAGGGGCTCATGCGCCTTGAATACCGAGGCTATGATTCAGCGGGATTAGCTGTAATCGATACCGAAAACAACCTACAAATTAGAAAAGCGGTTGGCAAAGTTAAAGGATTGGTGGATAACTTAGATACCAATCCTGCGTCAGGTTCAGTAGGAATTGCGCACACACGCTGGGCGACCCATGGTAAACCGACTGAAAAAAATGCCCACCCTCACCAATCCAATGACATAGCCGTTGTTCATAATGGCATCATTGAAAACCACGCTGAGCTGCGCCAAGCTTTAAAAAACCAAGGTTATGTCTTTGTTTCAGAAACGGATACCGAAGTTATTGCGCATCAAATACACGCTTTAGTAAACAACGGCTTAAGTTTACTTGAAGCCACTCAGCAAGCTGTTGCCCTATTCGAAGGTGCCTATGCTATCGCCGTGGTAAACACGAAATTTCCAGATGAATTAATTGCCTGCCGCAGTGGTAGCCCGCTCGTTTTAGGATTGGGTATCGAAGAAAATTTTGTCGCATCCGATCAAATGGCGTTGCGCCAAGTAACCGATCGCTTTGTATTTTTAGAGGAAGGTGATTTTGTTCATTTAGAACGGAAAAAATTCTCTATTTTCAATGGCGATAAAGAGCTCGTAGAGCGCAAAGTAGTGCAGCTAACGGATAAAGCAGAGGCTGCATCTAAGGGCGAATATCGCCACTATATGTTAAAGGAAATTTTCGAACAGCCAGAAGTGTTAAAGCGAACGTTACAAGGTCGCATATCTAAACACCATGTGTTGGAAGAAGCCTTTGGTACCGAAGCAAAAGCTATTTTTGATCGCGTAAAAGGTGTTCAGATTGTTGCTTGTGGCACTAGTTACCACGCGGGATTAGTTGCTAAATATTGGATGGAATCAATCGCTAATATTCCCTGCCAAGTAGAGGTGGCTAGTGAATACCGCTATCGAAAAGTATTCGTACCAAAGGATACTTTATTCGTTACCATCTCTCAGTCCGGTGAAACGGCCGATACCTTAGCAGCGCTTAAAGAAGCGAAGAAGAGTGATTATCTCGCTAGTCTTGTTATTTGCAACGCGCCAAGTTCATCCCTTGTTCGCGAATCAGACTTGGTGTTCATGACCCACGCCGGTCCAGAAATCGGTGTTGCGTCAACCAAAGCGTTCACTACGCAGTTAGTCGCTTTGCAGCTGTTAACTATTGCACTTGGCCGCCGCCAAGGTCTATCAGAATCGGTTGAGTCCGACATGGTGTCGGCCTTGGCTTCGCTTCCGGAAGCAGTCAGTAAAGCGCTCTTGCTGGATGACGTCATTAAAAAAACCAGTGAAGCGTTTGCCGATAAACATCATGCTCTTTTCCTTGGCCGCGGTGTGGAATATCCCGTTGCCATGGAGGGAGCACTCAAGCTTAAGGAGATTTCCTACATTCATGCCGAATCCTACCCCGCGGGTGAGCTTAAACATGGCCCACTCGCGTTGGTGGATAGCGACATGCCCATAGTTGCCGTTGCGCCGAACAATGAACTGATGGAAAAGTTGAAATCGAATCTAGAGGAAGTTCAGGCGCGCGGCGGCAAGTTGTTTGTGTTCTCAGATCAAGCTGATGCCTTTCCTAACTCCGATGATGTCACTGTCATCGACGTTCATTCGGTACCTGAAACCATTGCGCCGATGGTATATACCATCCCATTGCAATTGCTCTCGTATCATGTGGCCATAGTAAAAGGTACAGATGTAGATCAGCCGAGAAACCTCGCGAAGTCTGTAACTGTTGAGTAG
- the glmU gene encoding bifunctional UDP-N-acetylglucosamine diphosphorylase/glucosamine-1-phosphate N-acetyltransferase GlmU: MLDIVVLAAGKGTRMKSSKPKVLHPVAGKPLLQHVLDTSQALGDSNLIVVVGHGAEQVKQTVSAPKLSFVEQTEQLGTGHAVLQTLDQLRDDAIVLILYGDVPLIGEETLSNMLTKVNHFEMALLTVVLTDPSGYGRILRNQKKHIVAIVEQKDATPAQLRVQEVNTGVMAVKGALLKRWLPELSNDNAQGEYYLTDIIALASRDGILVNGVHPLSELEVLGVNNRRQQAELERFYQKTNADKLMDDGVTLLDPYRFDVRGKLTCGTDVIIDVNCVFEGEVTLGSGVYIEPNCILRNVSVADNVHIKSNSHLEQTTIASGCEIGPYARLRPGTELAENAKVGNFVETKKTKVGKGSKINHLSYVGDAVLGEAVNIGAGTITCNYDGVNKFKTHIGDRVFIGSNSSLVAPVEIANDATVGAGSTITKNIEQAELAIARAKQRNIEGWQKPTKK; this comes from the coding sequence ATGTTAGACATCGTTGTCCTTGCCGCCGGCAAGGGAACTCGCATGAAATCGAGTAAACCCAAAGTCTTGCACCCAGTGGCTGGCAAACCTCTGTTGCAGCATGTTTTGGATACCAGCCAGGCATTGGGTGATAGCAACCTCATTGTGGTGGTAGGTCACGGCGCTGAACAGGTTAAGCAAACAGTGAGCGCACCTAAACTTAGTTTCGTAGAGCAAACTGAGCAGTTGGGTACGGGTCACGCTGTGTTGCAAACACTCGACCAATTGCGTGACGACGCCATCGTACTGATCCTCTATGGCGACGTACCGCTGATCGGTGAAGAGACGTTGAGCAATATGCTCACCAAAGTGAATCACTTTGAAATGGCGCTGCTAACCGTTGTACTGACAGACCCTTCGGGCTACGGCCGAATTCTTCGCAACCAAAAAAAGCACATAGTTGCTATCGTCGAACAGAAAGATGCCACACCGGCGCAGCTGCGCGTGCAGGAAGTGAATACCGGTGTGATGGCGGTAAAAGGCGCGCTATTAAAGCGCTGGTTACCAGAACTCTCCAACGACAATGCCCAAGGCGAATACTACCTAACCGATATAATCGCCCTAGCCTCGCGCGACGGTATATTGGTTAATGGTGTTCATCCCCTATCTGAGTTAGAGGTTTTGGGGGTCAACAATCGTCGCCAGCAAGCCGAGCTCGAGCGCTTTTACCAAAAAACCAATGCCGATAAGCTAATGGATGACGGCGTAACCTTGCTCGACCCCTATCGATTTGATGTGCGTGGCAAATTAACCTGTGGCACCGATGTGATAATTGATGTGAACTGCGTCTTCGAAGGCGAGGTGACGCTAGGTAGCGGTGTCTACATAGAGCCGAACTGCATCCTGCGCAATGTCAGTGTTGCTGACAACGTACACATCAAATCCAATAGCCATCTCGAGCAGACGACTATTGCATCGGGTTGCGAAATTGGCCCCTACGCACGACTCAGGCCCGGCACAGAATTGGCTGAAAACGCCAAGGTGGGTAATTTTGTTGAAACCAAAAAAACCAAGGTTGGTAAGGGTAGCAAGATAAACCACCTAAGTTACGTCGGCGATGCGGTGCTAGGTGAGGCGGTCAATATTGGCGCGGGCACAATTACCTGCAATTACGACGGCGTTAATAAATTTAAAACCCACATTGGCGATCGGGTTTTCATTGGCTCAAACAGTTCATTGGTGGCACCGGTAGAGATAGCGAATGATGCAACCGTTGGTGCCGGCTCTACGATTACAAAAAATATAGAGCAAGCAGAGCTTGCCATTGCTAGAGCAAAGCAACGCAATATAGAAGGTTGGCAAAAGCCAACAAAAAAATAA
- a CDS encoding F0F1 ATP synthase subunit epsilon yields MAMTVHCDIVSAEEAIFSGLVELVVAAGTEGDLGITYGHAPLLCSLKPGPVRVIKQGGVEEVYYLSGGYLEVQPYHVTVLADAALRADDLNEAAALEAQKAALKDLNNHNGEIDFSRAAIELAEASAQLRTLQAIRKKLNK; encoded by the coding sequence ATGGCCATGACAGTCCATTGCGACATCGTCAGTGCAGAAGAAGCTATCTTCTCTGGCTTGGTAGAGCTAGTAGTAGCGGCGGGAACCGAAGGTGATCTTGGTATTACCTACGGGCACGCGCCCTTACTCTGTAGCCTTAAGCCAGGCCCAGTTCGCGTCATAAAGCAGGGAGGGGTAGAGGAAGTTTACTATCTCTCTGGTGGCTACTTGGAGGTTCAACCCTATCATGTAACCGTGCTGGCAGATGCTGCGCTGCGTGCTGATGATCTGAATGAAGCTGCAGCGCTCGAAGCGCAGAAAGCTGCCCTTAAGGACCTCAATAACCACAACGGCGAAATAGACTTCTCCCGCGCGGCAATTGAGTTGGCCGAGGCATCTGCGCAACTTCGTACGCTGCAGGCGATTCGCAAAAAACTTAATAAGTAA
- the atpD gene encoding F0F1 ATP synthase subunit beta — MSSGRIVQIIGAVIDVEFPRDSVPQVYDALLVTDKGLTLEVQQQLGDGVVRAIAMGSSEGLSRGLSVNNTNAPVSVPVGKETLGRIMDVLGNPIDEAGPIGEQARMPIHRKAPAYDELSPSSDLLETGIKVIDLVCPFAKGGKVGLFGGAGVGKTVNMMELINNIAKAHSGLSVFAGVGERTREGNDFYHEMKESNVLDKVAMVYGQMNEPPGNRLRVALTGLTMAEKFRDEGKDVLLFVDNIYRYTLAGTEVSALLGRMPSAVGYQPTLAEEMGVLQERITSTKTGSITSIQAVYVPADDLTDPSPATTFAHLDSTVVLSRDIAAKGIYPAIDPLDSSSRQLDPLIIGAEHYDTARGVQTVLQRYKELKDIIAILGMDELSEEDKQTVYRARKIERFLSQPFHVAEVFTGAPGKYVTLKDTIAGFKGLLAGDYDGMPEQAFYMVGSIDEAVEKAAKMKK, encoded by the coding sequence ATGAGTAGCGGACGCATTGTACAAATCATCGGTGCCGTTATTGACGTGGAATTTCCGCGTGATTCCGTACCCCAGGTTTACGATGCGCTTTTAGTGACAGACAAAGGTCTGACGCTTGAAGTGCAACAACAGCTGGGTGACGGTGTGGTACGCGCGATTGCCATGGGCTCTTCAGAAGGTTTGAGCCGTGGATTAAGCGTAAATAACACCAACGCACCTGTATCTGTACCCGTGGGCAAAGAAACCCTGGGTCGCATCATGGATGTTTTAGGTAACCCAATCGACGAAGCCGGTCCTATTGGCGAACAGGCTCGCATGCCTATTCACCGTAAAGCGCCAGCTTATGATGAGTTATCACCTTCTTCCGATTTGCTGGAAACCGGCATCAAGGTAATTGACCTTGTATGTCCTTTCGCCAAGGGCGGTAAAGTAGGTTTGTTCGGTGGTGCCGGTGTAGGCAAAACCGTAAACATGATGGAATTGATCAACAACATCGCCAAGGCGCACAGCGGTTTATCCGTATTCGCCGGTGTAGGTGAGCGCACCCGTGAAGGGAACGACTTCTACCATGAAATGAAAGAGTCCAATGTATTGGACAAAGTGGCAATGGTTTACGGCCAGATGAACGAGCCACCGGGTAACCGCTTGCGCGTTGCGTTGACTGGCTTGACCATGGCGGAAAAATTCCGTGACGAAGGTAAAGACGTACTGTTGTTCGTAGACAACATCTACCGCTACACCTTGGCCGGTACCGAAGTATCTGCACTGTTAGGTCGTATGCCTTCTGCGGTGGGCTACCAGCCAACCTTGGCTGAAGAGATGGGTGTTTTACAGGAGCGTATTACCTCTACCAAAACCGGTTCAATCACCTCAATCCAAGCGGTATACGTACCAGCTGATGACTTGACTGACCCCTCGCCCGCCACCACCTTTGCGCACTTGGATTCAACCGTTGTATTGAGCCGCGATATCGCCGCTAAGGGTATCTACCCTGCGATCGATCCATTGGACTCAAGCTCGCGTCAGTTAGATCCACTGATCATCGGTGCCGAGCACTACGACACAGCCCGTGGTGTGCAAACTGTTCTTCAGCGCTACAAAGAACTGAAAGACATTATTGCCATTTTGGGTATGGACGAGCTGTCTGAGGAAGATAAGCAGACCGTTTACCGTGCGCGTAAAATCGAGCGCTTCCTGTCTCAGCCTTTCCATGTGGCCGAAGTTTTCACCGGTGCACCTGGCAAGTACGTGACTTTAAAAGACACCATTGCAGGCTTTAAAGGTTTGTTAGCGGGTGATTACGACGGTATGCCTGAGCAGGCGTTCTACATGGTTGGCTCTATCGACGAAGCGGTCGAAAAAGCTGCGAAAATGAAGAAATAA
- the atpG gene encoding F0F1 ATP synthase subunit gamma gives MAAGKEIRTQITSIKSTQKITSAMEMVAASKMRKAQERMQLGKPYAQRIRAVVGHIANAAPEYKHLYLQEREVKRVGYILVSTDRGLCGGLNINMFKGAIKDMKQWAQQGVGIDICVIGAKAQSFFKSYGGNVVASVRDVGENPSLASLIGTVQTMLNAYAESKIDRLYLVGNDFVNTMTQVPYVNQLLPLLAEKTEKLSHAWDYLYEPDAKVLLDGLLDRYIESQVYQAVVENGACEQAARMLAMKNATDNAGDLIKDLQLVYNKARQAAITQELSEIVSGAAAV, from the coding sequence ATGGCAGCCGGAAAAGAGATACGTACTCAAATTACGAGTATTAAAAGTACGCAGAAAATCACCTCGGCCATGGAAATGGTTGCGGCGAGTAAGATGCGGAAAGCACAAGAGCGCATGCAGCTTGGTAAGCCTTATGCTCAGCGTATACGCGCTGTAGTGGGGCACATTGCTAATGCAGCCCCGGAATATAAGCATTTGTATTTGCAGGAGCGCGAAGTAAAGCGCGTTGGTTACATTCTTGTATCCACTGACCGTGGCTTATGTGGTGGTTTGAACATCAATATGTTCAAAGGCGCCATAAAAGACATGAAGCAATGGGCGCAACAGGGTGTTGGTATCGATATTTGTGTTATCGGTGCAAAAGCTCAATCATTTTTTAAGAGCTACGGCGGTAATGTTGTTGCCTCTGTGCGCGATGTGGGCGAAAACCCCTCATTAGCCAGCTTAATTGGCACAGTGCAAACCATGTTAAATGCGTATGCCGAGTCAAAGATTGATCGTTTGTACTTGGTCGGTAACGACTTCGTTAACACAATGACACAAGTACCCTATGTGAATCAGTTGCTGCCGCTGTTGGCAGAGAAGACCGAAAAACTGTCACATGCGTGGGATTACTTGTACGAACCCGATGCGAAAGTATTGTTAGATGGTTTGTTGGATCGCTACATCGAATCTCAGGTCTATCAGGCCGTTGTAGAGAACGGTGCTTGTGAGCAGGCGGCGCGTATGTTGGCAATGAAGAACGCCACTGATAACGCCGGTGATCTGATTAAAGATCTGCAGTTGGTATACAACAAAGCACGACAAGCAGCGATTACCCAAGAACTGTCTGAGATTGTAAGCGGCGCGGCAGCGGTTTAA
- the atpA gene encoding F0F1 ATP synthase subunit alpha produces the protein MQQLNPSEISEIIKQRIDNLDVSTEAQNEGTIVSVSDGIIRIHGLAGVMYGEMIEFDGGRFGMALNLEQDSVGAVVLGDTQGLAEGQKVRCTGRILEVPVGNGLLGRVVDALGNPIDGKGALATTETDAIEKIAPGVIARQSVDQPVQIGLKAIDAMVPIGRGQRELIIGDRQTGKTAIAVDAIINQKGTGIKCVYVAIGQKASSVAAVVRRLEEHGAMDHTIVIAATASDPAAMQFLAPFAGCTMGEYFRDRGEDALIIYDDLTKQAWAYRQISLLLRRPPGREAYPGDVFYLHSRLLERASRVNADYVEAFTKGEVKGKTGSLTALPIIETQAGDVSAFVPTNVISITDGQIFLDTNLFNAGVRPAMNAGISVSRVGGAAQTKIIKKLSGGIRTSLAQYRELAAFSQFASDLDEATKAQLDNGERVTELMKQKQYQPLKVAELGVVVYAANEGFLKDVEVAKIGAFESALLSYMNAEHSDLMKKVNASGDYNDEIAATLKGALEKFKATQTW, from the coding sequence ATGCAGCAACTGAATCCTTCGGAAATCAGTGAAATTATCAAGCAGCGCATCGATAACCTCGATGTGTCTACTGAAGCCCAAAATGAGGGCACCATTGTTTCCGTATCCGACGGCATTATCCGTATTCACGGGTTGGCCGGCGTTATGTACGGTGAAATGATTGAATTTGATGGCGGCCGCTTCGGTATGGCCCTTAACCTCGAGCAAGACTCTGTCGGCGCCGTGGTTTTAGGTGATACCCAAGGTTTAGCGGAAGGTCAAAAGGTTCGTTGTACTGGCCGCATTTTGGAAGTGCCCGTGGGCAACGGTCTTTTAGGTCGCGTTGTTGACGCCTTGGGTAACCCCATTGACGGCAAAGGCGCCCTCGCTACGACCGAAACTGACGCGATTGAAAAAATTGCACCGGGTGTAATTGCTCGTCAATCGGTTGATCAGCCAGTGCAAATTGGTTTGAAAGCCATCGACGCCATGGTGCCAATCGGCCGCGGTCAGCGCGAGTTGATCATCGGTGACCGTCAAACCGGTAAAACAGCCATCGCCGTTGATGCCATCATCAACCAAAAAGGCACTGGCATTAAGTGTGTTTATGTAGCGATTGGCCAGAAGGCCTCTTCGGTAGCGGCGGTTGTCCGTCGTTTAGAAGAGCACGGCGCTATGGATCACACCATCGTTATCGCAGCGACAGCCTCTGACCCAGCGGCTATGCAATTTTTGGCGCCTTTCGCCGGTTGCACCATGGGTGAGTACTTCCGCGATCGCGGTGAAGATGCCTTGATTATTTATGACGATTTGACCAAGCAAGCTTGGGCTTACCGTCAGATTTCGTTGCTATTACGTCGTCCACCAGGCCGTGAAGCCTACCCAGGTGATGTGTTCTATTTGCACTCGCGTCTGCTCGAGCGCGCCTCGCGTGTAAACGCCGACTACGTAGAAGCATTCACCAAGGGTGAAGTGAAGGGTAAGACCGGTTCGTTAACCGCTCTGCCGATTATTGAAACCCAAGCTGGCGACGTATCTGCCTTCGTACCAACCAACGTAATTTCGATTACCGATGGCCAGATCTTCCTCGATACCAACCTGTTCAACGCCGGTGTACGTCCAGCTATGAACGCCGGTATTTCGGTATCCCGTGTAGGTGGTGCAGCGCAAACTAAGATCATTAAGAAATTGTCCGGTGGTATTCGTACCTCTTTGGCACAGTATCGCGAACTGGCTGCTTTCTCCCAGTTTGCCTCTGACCTTGATGAAGCGACCAAAGCGCAGCTCGATAACGGTGAACGCGTAACAGAATTGATGAAGCAAAAGCAGTATCAACCACTGAAAGTGGCTGAGCTGGGCGTTGTGGTTTACGCCGCCAACGAAGGCTTCCTTAAAGATGTTGAAGTAGCCAAGATCGGTGCCTTCGAAAGTGCCCTGCTTTCTTATATGAACGCTGAACACAGCGATCTGATGAAGAAAGTTAACGCCAGCGGTGATTACAACGATGAAATCGCTGCGACGTTGAAAGGTGCATTGGAAAAATTCAAGGCAACCCAAACCTGGTAA
- a CDS encoding F0F1 ATP synthase subunit delta has product MAELTTLARPYAKAAFEYALAAKDLAGWSVSLKTAAAVAQQKVMQQVLSLPSYTADQKAQIFVDVCGDQLSAKGQNFIKNLAANKRLALLPHIAVIFEQLKAAQEKTIDVEVVSAFTLSADLQEKLANALSKKLSCDVRVQASVDESLIGGAVIRAGDTIIDGSLRGRLAKLAEAMNA; this is encoded by the coding sequence ATGGCTGAATTGACCACCCTGGCCCGACCTTACGCCAAAGCCGCGTTCGAATACGCACTGGCAGCAAAAGATCTTGCTGGCTGGTCTGTGTCGTTGAAAACGGCTGCTGCCGTTGCTCAGCAAAAGGTAATGCAGCAGGTCTTAAGCTTGCCGTCTTACACTGCAGATCAAAAAGCCCAGATTTTTGTCGATGTTTGCGGTGATCAGCTTAGCGCCAAGGGCCAAAACTTTATTAAGAACCTGGCCGCGAATAAGCGTCTTGCATTGTTGCCGCACATAGCGGTGATTTTTGAGCAGCTTAAAGCAGCACAGGAAAAAACCATCGATGTGGAAGTGGTATCAGCTTTTACCCTTTCCGCCGACCTTCAAGAGAAATTGGCGAACGCACTGAGTAAAAAACTCAGTTGTGATGTGCGTGTCCAGGCTAGCGTAGATGAAAGTTTAATTGGCGGTGCGGTAATTCGCGCTGGCGATACCATCATAGATGGTTCTTTACGCGGTCGACTGGCCAAGCTCGCCGAAGCGATGAACGCCTAA
- a CDS encoding F0F1 ATP synthase subunit B, with amino-acid sequence MNINLTLIGQSVTFLVFVWFCWKFVWPALLGVMVERENKIANGLQAAERADKDLELAQKKATDQLKEAKAQAAAIIEQANKRGVQIVEEAKEQARAEGDRLKASAQAEIVQETNRAKEALRLQVATLALAGASKVLGSSVDAAKHTDLLNQLAQEL; translated from the coding sequence GTGAATATTAATCTAACCCTAATAGGTCAATCGGTTACCTTCTTGGTATTCGTTTGGTTCTGTTGGAAATTTGTTTGGCCGGCGCTTTTGGGCGTTATGGTTGAGCGAGAAAATAAAATTGCCAATGGGTTGCAGGCTGCAGAGCGTGCCGACAAAGATTTAGAACTCGCGCAAAAGAAAGCCACAGATCAACTGAAGGAAGCCAAAGCACAAGCGGCTGCCATCATTGAACAGGCTAACAAGCGCGGCGTTCAAATTGTTGAAGAAGCGAAAGAACAAGCGCGCGCCGAAGGCGATCGTTTGAAAGCTTCCGCTCAGGCAGAAATCGTGCAGGAAACTAACCGTGCCAAAGAGGCTCTGCGTTTGCAGGTAGCAACTTTAGCACTGGCCGGTGCTTCCAAGGTGTTGGGTTCGTCAGTAGACGCTGCCAAGCATACGGATCTGCTTAATCAATTGGCGCAAGAGCTGTAA
- the atpE gene encoding F0F1 ATP synthase subunit C, producing the protein MSASLVYFAAAFLIGFAALGTAIGFAILGGKLIEGAARQPEQGPQLQTKMFLMAGLLDAVPMIGVGIGMYLIFVVAPSLAVAA; encoded by the coding sequence ATGTCAGCTTCACTCGTATATTTCGCCGCGGCTTTCTTGATTGGTTTTGCTGCGCTAGGTACCGCAATTGGCTTCGCCATTTTAGGTGGAAAGTTAATTGAAGGCGCTGCCCGTCAACCAGAGCAAGGCCCACAGTTGCAAACCAAAATGTTCCTAATGGCTGGTTTGCTAGATGCGGTACCTATGATCGGTGTTGGTATTGGCATGTACTTGATTTTCGTTGTTGCGCCAAGCCTGGCAGTAGCAGCCTAA
- the atpB gene encoding F0F1 ATP synthase subunit A, which translates to MASEGITATGYIQHHLQNMAYGKLPAGYERINADGSVSVLEQDVWTLAHSSQEAVDMGFWAIHLDSMGWSIALGLVFSLLFYRVAAKASAGVPSGMQSLIELIVEFINKTVSDTFHYKNSMVAPMALTIFVWVFFMNLMDLIPVDWLPVAAASISGNDHLFFKVVPTTDPNITLGMALAVFCLMIALSIKEKGFLGFVKELTLHPFHAGKWYIDILLIPINFLLETIALVSKPVSLGLRLFGNMYAGEMIFILIALMFGAGFVLGLFAGVLQWGWAVFHILVITIQAFVFMVLTVVYMAMAHNTGEDH; encoded by the coding sequence ATGGCAAGCGAAGGAATCACAGCAACGGGTTATATCCAACACCACTTGCAAAACATGGCTTACGGGAAGTTACCCGCTGGTTATGAGCGCATTAACGCCGATGGTAGCGTTTCGGTGTTGGAACAAGATGTTTGGACTTTGGCGCATAGCTCACAGGAAGCTGTGGATATGGGGTTTTGGGCCATCCACCTAGATTCTATGGGTTGGTCTATCGCATTGGGCTTAGTATTTTCATTACTATTTTACCGGGTAGCGGCAAAGGCTTCCGCTGGTGTGCCCTCTGGTATGCAAAGTTTGATTGAGTTGATTGTTGAGTTTATTAACAAAACAGTCAGCGACACCTTCCATTATAAAAACAGCATGGTTGCCCCAATGGCGTTGACCATTTTTGTTTGGGTTTTCTTCATGAACCTAATGGATTTAATCCCCGTAGATTGGCTGCCAGTGGCAGCGGCCTCTATCTCTGGTAACGATCATCTGTTCTTTAAAGTGGTTCCTACCACAGACCCCAATATCACCTTGGGTATGGCGTTGGCAGTGTTTTGCTTAATGATCGCTCTAAGTATCAAAGAAAAAGGGTTTCTGGGGTTCGTGAAAGAGCTGACGCTGCACCCTTTCCACGCCGGCAAATGGTATATCGATATCCTACTTATACCGATCAACTTCCTATTGGAAACCATCGCTCTCGTATCTAAACCAGTGTCTTTAGGCTTGCGTCTATTTGGAAATATGTACGCTGGTGAAATGATCTTTATTCTTATTGCCCTAATGTTTGGTGCCGGCTTTGTTCTAGGTTTATTTGCTGGTGTGCTTCAGTGGGGTTGGGCTGTTTTCCATATTTTGGTTATTACAATCCAGGCTTTCGTGTTTATGGTGTTGACCGTTGTTTACATGGCAATGGCACACAACACTGGCGAAGATCACTAA
- a CDS encoding ATP synthase subunit I, whose protein sequence is MVEKRAANNITLNVRAASINKPPIILWLGIELVFLTLVVAGAWFLQTLVLPAQAYIAVSCLLGGLVAIIPHAYFAGLAWRYTGARAAPWMVKAFYRGESGKFILTLVGFGLIFTSPLPVQAVAVFVSYVLLLALQIGLAAKCTGAQ, encoded by the coding sequence ATGGTCGAAAAACGAGCTGCGAACAACATTACGCTAAACGTAAGAGCAGCAAGTATTAACAAGCCTCCGATAATATTGTGGCTGGGAATTGAACTGGTGTTTCTTACATTGGTTGTGGCAGGCGCTTGGTTTTTGCAAACTCTCGTCTTGCCTGCTCAGGCTTACATAGCGGTGTCTTGCCTTTTGGGTGGACTGGTTGCCATTATCCCCCACGCCTATTTTGCCGGTTTAGCTTGGCGCTATACAGGTGCACGCGCTGCCCCATGGATGGTCAAAGCCTTCTATCGGGGTGAAAGCGGTAAATTTATTCTGACATTGGTGGGTTTTGGGTTGATCTTTACGTCCCCGCTACCGGTGCAAGCTGTCGCTGTATTTGTATCTTATGTGTTGCTACTGGCCCTCCAGATAGGCTTAGCCGCTAAGTGCACAGGCGCACAGTAA